In Cupriavidus basilensis, one genomic interval encodes:
- a CDS encoding transglutaminase family protein yields MSQAQGVAEPAPGRVASVLTIHHKTIYDYSAPVENAQQRAVVFPVTCPWQAVHAHSTQIEPPPSHQHADIDAFGNNVLYFTIDVPHDYMQLACESTVSVTPRWASLDPAASMPWETAVAALRFRAGQPFLPESEFCFASPNVALHPDLKAYALASFAPGVPVVAGAIDLMHRVHADFEYQTTATEVDTPALQAFGLRSGVCQDFAQVMIGCLRSLGLAARYVSGYLCTEPPPGQPRLIGADASHAWLSVYCPLAGWVDLDPTNDVLADTSHVTLAFGRDYSDVSLLRGVIVGGGAHDVEVEVSVLPVE; encoded by the coding sequence ATGAGCCAGGCGCAAGGCGTTGCCGAGCCCGCGCCAGGGCGCGTGGCCTCCGTGCTGACGATTCATCACAAAACCATCTACGATTACTCCGCGCCGGTGGAGAATGCCCAGCAGCGCGCCGTGGTGTTTCCGGTGACCTGCCCGTGGCAGGCGGTGCATGCGCACAGCACGCAGATCGAGCCGCCGCCGTCGCACCAGCATGCGGACATCGACGCCTTCGGCAACAACGTGCTGTACTTCACCATCGACGTGCCGCACGACTACATGCAGCTCGCCTGCGAGAGCACAGTCAGCGTCACGCCGCGCTGGGCGTCGCTCGACCCCGCCGCCAGCATGCCGTGGGAGACGGCCGTCGCCGCGCTGCGCTTTCGCGCCGGGCAGCCCTTCCTGCCGGAAAGCGAGTTCTGCTTCGCCTCGCCCAACGTGGCGCTGCATCCCGATCTCAAGGCCTACGCGCTCGCCAGCTTCGCGCCCGGCGTGCCCGTGGTGGCCGGCGCCATCGACCTGATGCATCGCGTGCACGCCGACTTCGAATACCAGACCACCGCCACCGAGGTCGATACCCCGGCGCTGCAAGCCTTCGGCCTGCGCAGCGGCGTGTGCCAGGATTTCGCCCAGGTCATGATTGGCTGCCTGCGCTCGCTCGGCCTCGCGGCGCGCTACGTCAGCGGCTACCTGTGCACCGAGCCGCCACCCGGCCAGCCCAGGCTGATCGGTGCCGACGCCTCGCATGCCTGGCTGTCGGTGTACTGCCCGCTGGCCGGCTGGGTCGACCTTGATCCCACCAACGACGTGCTGGCCGACACCAGCCACGTCACGCTGGCGTTCGGGCGCGACTATAGCGATGTCTCGCTGCTGCGCGGCGTCATCGTGGGCGGCGGCGCGCACGATGTGGAAGTGGAGGTCAGCGTGCTGCCGGTCGAGTAG
- a CDS encoding circularly permuted type 2 ATP-grasp protein — translation MSLQPSLPFDETAPAVDAVMHRARPVPPGHLDELGACGDGLREPWARFFQILGEEGIDGLDQQAAAMARQIRDNGVTYNVYADNTDKAGARAWALDLLPFLVSEEDWQRIERGVAQRAELANAMVADIYGPQALLSKGLLPAGLVFGHPGYLRPLKGYQPLGGNFLHIVAVDLAHTLEGGWTVMAHRTETPSGMGYALENRLIISSLFADAFRELRVRRLPAAFSQLVATLAQQPAAQPPAPESSGSAAASVSKHIVLLTPGPYNETYFEHTFLARYLGITLVEGKDLTVRNDVVYLKTLAGLERVDVVLRRLDDAYCDPVELRQDSTLGVPGLLQAMRAGNVLVSNAPGSGFLETPAIHGFLPAISRALLGEELLLPGVPSWWCGEATAREEALGEFTEAFLMPTYPRGMAQPWEGPRLGMERGLQRLADWRERIEQVPDLFTIQADLPLSHAPRWEGPHIGSRAAMLRVYAIADGRGGWQVMPGGFTRLAGEGQPAVSMQLGGSSVDTWVLSSQPAQPVGSPLQFPMAGAARGPAAKPLAVSSRAAENLFWAGRYAERAENNVRLCRLVLGSIESSDDRDDSALDVIGELALACGLLPTGAPQPRTSLRVFERSLVSALAESAGWTSVGQNLASHVHAATEIRNRLSNDHWRTILAARNDFGDAMEAACAGSPGGAGDAGIYDRPRVLAALDHLSMQLAAISGAQGDRMTRDEAWRLLFIGRHIERVATLSTFLRVFAHNGALLHRTCFDLLLHLFDSTLTFRALYPGRSDVPALVDQLVIEPTNPRGLYGLLARLRVKLGQISPPASPAGTGRVPLPQWLPTVETLPGWEALCQRGADGKYTNLVQLCEQLTDMMVQLSDEISARYFSHAGMAGTRVGAQP, via the coding sequence GTGTCTCTTCAGCCGTCCCTGCCTTTTGATGAAACCGCCCCTGCCGTCGACGCGGTGATGCACCGCGCGCGGCCGGTGCCGCCCGGGCACCTCGATGAACTGGGGGCATGCGGGGACGGGCTGCGCGAGCCCTGGGCGCGCTTTTTCCAGATACTGGGCGAGGAAGGGATCGACGGCCTTGACCAGCAGGCCGCCGCCATGGCGCGCCAGATCCGCGACAACGGCGTGACCTACAACGTCTACGCCGACAACACGGACAAGGCCGGTGCGCGCGCCTGGGCGCTGGACCTGCTGCCCTTCCTGGTGAGCGAGGAGGACTGGCAGCGGATCGAGCGCGGCGTGGCGCAGCGCGCTGAGCTGGCCAACGCCATGGTGGCCGACATCTACGGGCCGCAGGCTTTGCTGTCCAAGGGCTTGCTGCCGGCCGGCCTGGTCTTTGGCCATCCCGGCTACCTGCGCCCGCTCAAGGGCTACCAGCCGCTGGGCGGCAACTTCCTGCATATCGTCGCGGTGGACCTCGCGCATACCTTGGAGGGCGGCTGGACGGTGATGGCCCACCGCACGGAGACGCCTTCCGGCATGGGCTACGCGCTGGAGAACCGCCTCATCATCTCCAGCCTGTTCGCCGATGCCTTTCGCGAGCTGCGCGTGCGGCGCCTGCCCGCCGCGTTCTCGCAACTGGTGGCCACGCTGGCGCAGCAGCCCGCGGCGCAGCCACCCGCGCCGGAATCCTCGGGCAGCGCCGCCGCCTCGGTCAGCAAGCACATCGTGCTGCTCACCCCGGGGCCCTATAACGAAACCTATTTCGAGCACACCTTCCTGGCCCGCTACCTCGGCATCACGCTGGTCGAGGGCAAGGACCTGACGGTGCGCAACGACGTGGTGTACCTGAAGACGCTGGCCGGGCTGGAACGTGTCGACGTGGTGCTGCGCCGCCTGGACGACGCCTATTGCGACCCGGTCGAGCTGCGCCAGGATTCCACGCTCGGTGTGCCCGGGCTGCTGCAGGCGATGCGCGCGGGCAACGTGCTGGTGTCCAACGCGCCCGGCTCGGGCTTCCTGGAGACGCCGGCCATCCATGGCTTCCTGCCGGCCATTTCCCGCGCGCTGCTGGGCGAGGAACTACTGCTGCCGGGCGTGCCCAGCTGGTGGTGCGGCGAGGCCACGGCGCGCGAGGAGGCGCTCGGCGAATTCACCGAAGCCTTCCTGATGCCAACCTACCCGCGCGGCATGGCGCAGCCGTGGGAAGGCCCGCGCCTGGGCATGGAGCGCGGGCTGCAGCGCCTGGCGGACTGGCGCGAGCGCATCGAGCAGGTGCCGGATCTGTTCACGATCCAGGCCGACCTGCCGCTGTCGCACGCACCACGCTGGGAAGGGCCGCATATCGGCTCGCGCGCCGCCATGCTGCGGGTCTACGCCATTGCCGACGGACGGGGCGGCTGGCAGGTGATGCCCGGCGGCTTCACCCGGCTCGCCGGCGAGGGGCAGCCGGCGGTATCGATGCAGCTCGGCGGCTCCAGCGTCGACACCTGGGTGCTGTCGAGCCAGCCGGCGCAGCCGGTTGGCTCGCCGCTGCAGTTCCCCATGGCCGGCGCGGCGCGCGGGCCGGCGGCCAAGCCGCTGGCGGTATCCAGCCGCGCCGCCGAGAACCTGTTCTGGGCCGGCCGCTATGCCGAGCGTGCGGAAAACAACGTACGTCTGTGCCGCCTGGTGCTGGGCTCGATCGAAAGCAGCGACGACCGCGACGACAGCGCGCTCGACGTGATCGGCGAACTGGCGCTCGCCTGCGGCCTGCTGCCGACCGGCGCGCCGCAGCCGCGCACCTCGCTGCGCGTGTTTGAGCGCAGCCTGGTGTCCGCGCTGGCGGAAAGCGCCGGCTGGACCAGCGTGGGCCAGAACCTGGCCAGCCACGTGCACGCCGCCACCGAGATTCGCAACCGGCTGTCCAACGATCACTGGCGCACCATCCTGGCCGCGCGCAACGATTTCGGCGACGCCATGGAGGCGGCCTGCGCGGGGAGCCCCGGCGGTGCCGGCGATGCGGGCATCTACGACCGCCCGCGCGTGCTGGCGGCGCTGGATCACCTGTCCATGCAGCTCGCCGCCATCAGCGGCGCGCAGGGCGACCGCATGACCCGCGACGAAGCCTGGCGCCTGCTGTTTATCGGCCGCCATATCGAGCGCGTGGCCACGCTCTCGACCTTCCTGCGGGTGTTTGCGCACAACGGCGCGTTGCTGCACCGGACCTGCTTCGATTTGCTGCTGCACCTGTTCGACAGCACGCTGACCTTCCGCGCGCTGTACCCGGGCCGCTCCGATGTGCCCGCGCTGGTCGACCAGTTGGTGATCGAGCCCACCAACCCGCGCGGGCTCTACGGCTTGCTGGCGCGGCTGCGCGTCAAGCTCGGCCAGATCTCGCCGCCGGCCAGCCCGGCCGGCACCGGGCGCGTGCCGCTGCCGCAATGGCTGCCCACCGTGGAGACGCTGCCCGGCTGGGAAGCGCTATGCCAGCGCGGCGCCGACGGGAAATACACCAATCTGGTGCAACTGTGCGAGCAACTGACTGACATGATGGTGCAGCTCTCAGACGAAATCAGTGCGCGCTACTTCAGCCATGCCGGCATGGCCGGCACCCGCGTCGGGGCGCAGCCATGA
- a CDS encoding alpha-E domain-containing protein — protein MLSRTADHLFWMARYTERAENTARMLDVNYQASMLPQSPDVAQQGWLAMLDVTELTPVFAAHHGAVVHEEVIDFMVRDLSHPASIMSCLRAARENARAVRGALTTPLWETINTTWLDVQQMVADGILRHDPAQFFEWVKFRSHLTRGVEAGTMLKDEAYCFMRLGTFLERADNTARILDVKFQATDLSLQQDDFYQWAAVLRSVSGLEMYRKVYRSVVTPERVAELLIVHPDMPRSLAASLREVVSLLAQVRNARSVETERRAGKLHAELKFTRIEDIFSVGIHGWLSDFLRRIHELGGGVSRDFLMKGVGG, from the coding sequence ATGCTAAGCCGCACCGCCGACCACCTGTTCTGGATGGCCCGCTACACCGAGCGCGCGGAAAACACCGCCCGCATGCTCGACGTCAACTACCAGGCTTCGATGCTGCCGCAATCGCCCGACGTGGCGCAGCAAGGCTGGCTGGCGATGCTCGACGTGACGGAGCTCACGCCGGTATTCGCCGCGCACCACGGCGCGGTCGTGCACGAGGAAGTGATCGATTTCATGGTGCGCGACCTGAGCCACCCGGCGTCGATCATGTCCTGCCTGCGCGCCGCCCGCGAAAACGCCCGCGCCGTGCGCGGCGCACTCACCACGCCGCTGTGGGAGACCATCAACACCACCTGGCTCGATGTCCAGCAGATGGTGGCCGACGGCATCCTGCGCCACGATCCGGCGCAGTTCTTCGAGTGGGTCAAGTTCCGCTCCCACTTAACGCGTGGCGTGGAAGCCGGCACCATGCTCAAGGACGAAGCCTACTGCTTCATGCGGCTGGGCACCTTCCTGGAGCGCGCCGACAATACCGCCCGCATTCTCGACGTCAAGTTCCAGGCCACCGACCTCAGCCTGCAGCAAGACGACTTCTACCAATGGGCCGCGGTATTGCGCTCCGTGTCGGGGCTGGAGATGTATCGCAAGGTCTATCGCTCGGTGGTCACGCCGGAGCGCGTGGCCGAGTTGCTGATCGTCCATCCGGATATGCCGCGGTCGCTGGCAGCCAGTTTGCGGGAGGTGGTTTCGTTGCTGGCGCAGGTGCGCAATGCGCGCTCAGTGGAGACGGAGCGACGGGCGGGGAAACTGCATGCCGAGCTTAAATTCACTCGGATCGAGGATATTTTTTCTGTCGGGATTCATGGGTGGCTTAGCGATTTTCTTCGCAGGATCCATGAGCTTGGGGGTGGGGTTAGTCGGGATTTTTTGATGAAGGGGGTGGGGGGGTAG